From Quercus lobata isolate SW786 chromosome 1, ValleyOak3.0 Primary Assembly, whole genome shotgun sequence, one genomic window encodes:
- the LOC115987156 gene encoding uncharacterized protein LOC115987156, which produces MGSFSSLAIGLGLVFGCLLLAFVAELYYLLWWRKRRINSTEIIEDDYSNYAKELFQFICWKRPSSTHTNNTQQESMRDPDANNSLEPDLELGTSKDVLLMTYEEEGVESELMRLHNLAGPPRFLFTIKEETREDLESDDGKSRGDRSRKGSRTRSLSDLVVAIETPFLTPLASPRLKSPTLNPFDSYNHHGFNPLFESSAEVELNRLRSSPPPRFKFLRDAEEKLYRRLKEEAEKKAVQNCETVQDSGVKAPSSSTVVTEEKDGSFPKIISGNNKERELHHNLPQYQYPASSSQVLPLASSPTTFRPFDKAPMVH; this is translated from the coding sequence ATGGGATCTTTCAGTAGTTTAGCAATTGGATTGGGTCTGGTCTTTGGGTGCCTCCTACTAGCTTTTGTTGCGGAGCTTTACTATTTGCTATGGTGGAGGAAGAGGAGAATCAACAGCACAGAGATTATTGAAGATGATTACAGCAATTATGCAAAGGAactatttcaatttatttgttgGAAGAGACCCTCTTCTACGCACACCAACAATACTCAACAAGAAAGTATGAGAGACCCAGATGCTAATAATAGTCTTGAACCAGACCTAGAGCTTGGCACTAGCAAGGATGTGCTTCTGATGACCTATGAAGAAGAAGGTGTGGAATCAGAGCTCATGAGGCTGCACAATCTTGCAGGCCCACCAAGATTTCTCTTCacaatcaaagaggaaactAGAGAGGATTTGGAGTCTGATGATGGGAAATCTAGAGGTGACAGAAGCAGAAAAGGGTCAAGAACTAGGAGCTTGAGTGATCTTGTGGTGGCTATTGAAACCCCATTCCTTACCCCTTTGGCTTCTCCACGATTAAAGTCTCCAACTTTGAACCCTTTTGATTCCTATAACCACCATGGATTCAACCCTCTCTTTGAATCATCAGCGGAGGTAGAATTGAACAGGTTGAGATCTTCTCCACCTCCAAGGTTCAAGTTTTTGAGGGATGCAGAGGAGAAACTGTATAGAAGATTGaaggaagaagcagagaaaAAGGCAGTTCAGAATTGTGAGACTGTTCAAGATTCTGGGGTTAAAGCTCCTTCTAGTTCAACAGTGGTAACAGAAGAAAAAGATGGGTCTTTTCCCAAAATTATTTCTGGTaacaacaaagagagagagcttcATCACAATCTACCACAATATCAATATCCTGCAAGCTCCTCTCAGGTACTTCCACTGGCTTCTTCACCTACGACATTCAGACCATTTGACAAGGCACCCATGGTGCATTAG